In Flavobacterium sp. N3904, one DNA window encodes the following:
- a CDS encoding helix-turn-helix domain-containing protein, producing the protein MVSNRCKMAVKDELKKLGLHFIVVDLGEVEIMETISMYQREQLKLALLDSGLELMDDKRAMLIEKIKNVIIELVHHTDENIKINFSDYLHEKLNHDYTYMSNLFSEVQGTTIEQFIISHKTERIKELIIYGELNITEIAWKMGYSSVAHLSSQFKKVTGLSPTHFKQLKDKRRSPIEEIGN; encoded by the coding sequence ATGGTTAGCAATCGCTGCAAAATGGCGGTGAAAGATGAGTTAAAAAAACTTGGTCTGCACTTTATTGTGGTTGATTTGGGCGAAGTAGAAATCATGGAAACTATTTCTATGTACCAACGCGAACAACTCAAATTGGCCTTGTTGGATTCGGGTCTCGAATTGATGGATGACAAAAGAGCCATGCTTATCGAGAAAATCAAAAATGTAATTATTGAACTAGTTCATCATACCGACGAAAACATTAAAATCAATTTTTCGGACTATTTGCATGAAAAATTAAATCACGACTATACCTATATGTCCAACTTATTTTCTGAGGTACAAGGAACAACCATTGAGCAATTTATAATTTCGCATAAGACAGAAAGAATCAAAGAATTGATTATTTATGGTGAACTCAATATTACCGAAATTGCCTGGAAAATGGGATACAGCAGTGTAGCACATTTATCGAGCCAGTTTAAAAAAGTAACTGGATTATCCCCTACTCACTTTAAACAATTGAAAGATAAAAGGCGAAGTCCTATTGAAGAAATTGGGAATTAA